The genome window AACCGGGTCTGCTGGCCCACGAGGTCGCCGAGGCGCTGCCGGTAGCCATCGAGCAGCTACAAGCGGGTGGTATCAGAGATTTCTGGGAGCCCGAATAGTCCCCAACAGCAGCACGCTCATGGAGGCCATCCATAAAACATCGTAGGCCACGATGGACCACTGGGCCGGCGGTACACCGCCCAATACGTAGACCACTCGAGCCAGACTGCCCAGCACCAGCGCCCATACCACTTCTTGTAGGTATCGTCCGATACGGCCTCCAGCCAGCACCGGGGTTTGCTGGGCAAAAAGTAGGGTCAGGTAAAAGGCCACCACTGCATAAATCAGCTCGACCAGACTCAGGGGGCGGATCAGGGTAGTAAGGGCCGAGAGCAAGACCCCGCCCAGTCCGGCCAGCAGGGCCAGGCGCAGGGCAAATCCGAGGGGGTACAAGCCCTGGCGCTCCATGCGGAAAGGAAGCAAGCTGCCCATCAGCAGCAAGAGGGTCACACCCACCAGATAAATGCCCTCTCGTATGGCCCGGGTGTCCAGGCCAGTGGCTTCGTTGTAGGTAAACAGCAGGTCGCCGATGCCCAAAAACACCAAGCCTGTCGCCAGGCCAGACAGGGCTACCCGCAAAATGACCGGCGAGAGGGCAGCAACCCGCCACAGCGCATAAGCCCCCACAAAGTTGGATAGGCTTACGGCCAGATTGCGGGCATAGGAGTCGCCCAGCAGGCCCAGCAACCAGACCAGCCACAAAATTCCCAGCAAACCGTAAGCCCTCATGGACTTAGCCATCATACGCCTTTTGTGTCGAGGGCGTGTCAAGCGCAGGGGAAGCGCTGCTACAGTGTTGGACGTAGCAAGCGGTCGAAGAGGGTGGCGGCATTGGGCTCGAGGCTTTCGGTCAGCCACTGTCGGAGGGCTTTCTCCAGAGCAGTTGGGTCGTCGGTGGTGTAAATTTCGCGCAGTCGCTCGAGGGCCGAAGAAGCACCGCGCCCCATGTATTCTTTGAGCACCTCTTGCACCGCGCTCCAGACCACGCTAAGGCGGCTACTCCGCTGGGCCTGGTCTTCTTGTTGGGCTTGCTCGAGCAGGTCGGCCGGGGCCTGGCCCGGCGCCTGCACCAGGTGTAGGTAGCCCTCGTGAAACTCCGGCGGCAACGCTTCGTCAAAGAGGCAGTTTCCACGGAAAAAAAACCAGGCCCGCCCTACCAAACCATCCTCGAGCACCAGCGCGCCGGTAAACTGCTCTTGCGAAAGTTGATCCATCAGATCTGCAGCCACCACATTGCTGGCAGCCGCCCAGGTTGCCCGCAACGATCCCTGGGTGAGGGCCACCAGAGGGGGCAGGTCGTCGGGTTGAAGGCGGTAGAGCGAGAGTGTGGCCAGGCCCATCTCGCGCCGTAAGGCCCTGTAGGCCACAGTGCCAGCCAGGTGGCCGTAGGTCGTCTGTCGCCAGGCCCCTAGGAGCCGCCCCCGGTAAAAGGCCAGCCATCCCCGCTCCTCACCCGAAAAGCGTGCCAAAGCATAGCCGCAGAAACCCTCCCCGCGCAATCGCTCGATCAAGTCGGGGGTAAGTAAACTGCCCTGCACGCTTTCAGCCACGGGGTCGCGCCGGGGCAAGGCTGCCAGCAGATACCCCATGAGTGAGGGCGAGATATGCTCGAGCAAACCCTGATTCTCATCCACGGCGCCCCTCGCTCAAAAGGCTGATTTGATATAAACCCCGCGACCCCCAGATCGGTGTAGCGTCGAGTAAGCGGGCATAGCGCAACCAGCGATTACAGAAGGTGACGGCATCGCGCCATCCGTTCAAAAAGCCGTGCTGCGTGTTCACCGTTGACCCAGAGCTTTCCTACCGCGCATATGACCGCGGCATAAGACGCAAACCGCCCAAAGACAGCAGATGTCATCCGTCACAGGCTTGTAGTATAGCCTGATTTGTCTGAGGCTGAAGCGGAATAAGCTACGCCGCCCATGCCGGCCGATCTCGGTGCCGGATGGACTCTACCTTAGCTTGGTGTGAGGGTATGATGGCAAAGACCGCCGCCCTCGAGCGGTAGCGCTATGTCTGACCAAACTGTATACGTTCAAGTTCCGGCCACCCTGGCCAACCTGGGTTCTGGCTTCGATGCACTGGGGGTTGCGCTTGATCTGTACCTCGAGGTTCAGGCCACCCCGGCCCACACCGACGAGCTGCACTACACCGGCCAGGGGCAGGTGCCCAACACTCCCGACAATCTCATTCATCAAGGCTACCGCGCTGCCTGGCAGTCCCTGGGCGAACCTGACCCGCCGCCCCTGGCGGTCTGGGCCCATAATCCGATTCCCCTGGCCCGGGGCATGGGCAGCAGCTCAGCAGCCCTGGTAGCGGGTGCAGCCCTGGCCGATGCCTTTTCGGGGGGGCGGCTTGGGCTGGACGGCATCTTTCGGGTAACTGCTGGTCTGGAAGGCCACCCCGACAACGTGGCCCCAGCGGTATATGGCGGTTTTGTGGCCGCGCTGGCCGACCCCCCCCTGGCCCTGCCCATGCCCTCGCCCAAGGGGCTGCGCTTTGTGCTGGGTGTTCCGCCCTACGAGGTGCCGACGCCGCTAGCCAGGGCCGCTCTGCCTAAAACCATTCCCTACGCTGATGCCATCTATAACCTGGCCCGCAGTGCGCTCTGGCCTGCGGCC of Meiothermus sp. contains these proteins:
- the thrB gene encoding homoserine kinase, with amino-acid sequence MSDQTVYVQVPATLANLGSGFDALGVALDLYLEVQATPAHTDELHYTGQGQVPNTPDNLIHQGYRAAWQSLGEPDPPPLAVWAHNPIPLARGMGSSSAALVAGAALADAFSGGRLGLDGIFRVTAGLEGHPDNVAPAVYGGFVAALADPPLALPMPSPKGLRFVLGVPPYEVPTPLARAALPKTIPYADAIYNLARSALWPAALHTGRLDALREAAKDRLHQPYRAHLMPGLEAALERVYAAGALAAFVGGAGPTLAALSDAQHIEAVRQAMQDYVGQGFTLVLGLGEGLRWKVASIPSH